A part of Polynucleobacter sp. MG-Unter2-18 genomic DNA contains:
- a CDS encoding TIGR01244 family sulfur transferase: protein MSLPIACHTDQFGTLGQIDPGHLAEIVKQGYKSVINNRPDFEGGPDQPTNAQIQAQAEALGLNYAFLPVIPGAFTPDQVVEMARLLKTMPGPILAFCRSGARSTNLYHMALQVR, encoded by the coding sequence ATGAGCCTTCCCATAGCTTGCCATACTGACCAATTCGGTACCCTAGGTCAAATTGATCCAGGCCATTTAGCTGAGATTGTTAAACAAGGTTACAAAAGCGTAATCAATAATCGTCCAGATTTTGAAGGTGGTCCTGACCAACCTACGAATGCGCAAATTCAGGCACAAGCCGAAGCTTTAGGTTTGAACTACGCCTTTTTGCCCGTAATTCCAGGTGCTTTTACGCCGGATCAAGTAGTGGAGATGGCACGCTTATTAAAGACAATGCCGGGCCCAATTTTGGCCTTTTGTCGTTCTGGCGCTCGCTCTACCAATTTGTATCACATGGCATTACAGGTTCGCTGA
- a CDS encoding DUF6691 family protein — translation MRRHFSFISQYLIGVLFGIGLIISGMSNPKKILNFLDLAGNWDPSLIFVMGGAILVGLAGFYLVSKRSEAFFGGALHIPTRRDISKPLIIGSLIFGAGWGIAGFCPGPAIVALGAGHLKAFVFILAMLAGMAICNRFFTGHKK, via the coding sequence ATGAGAAGACATTTCAGTTTTATTAGCCAATATTTAATTGGCGTGTTGTTCGGAATTGGCCTGATCATTTCCGGTATGAGCAACCCGAAAAAGATTCTGAATTTTCTTGATCTGGCTGGTAACTGGGACCCATCCCTCATCTTTGTGATGGGCGGCGCAATCCTGGTGGGCCTCGCTGGTTTTTATTTGGTCTCCAAGCGCTCCGAAGCTTTTTTCGGTGGTGCGCTACATATTCCCACTCGTAGAGATATTTCGAAGCCCCTGATCATTGGCAGCCTTATTTTTGGTGCGGGTTGGGGTATCGCTGGTTTCTGCCCAGGGCCTGCAATTGTTGCTCTGGGGGCTGGTCACCTTAAGGCTTTCGTCTTTATATTGGCAATGTTAGCTGGTATGGCGATCTGCAACCGCTTCTTTACGGGTCACAAAAAGTAA
- a CDS encoding YeeE/YedE family protein — MQIDWLAFSPVPAFLGGILLGLAAALYVILHGRILGISGIVSGLLSPKDGDIQWRLSLALGLLSAPILASLFFGLHTITVIDADWITIIIAGVLVGFGANYGSGCTSGHGVCGLSRLSPRSLVATVSFMSAGFLIVFVIRHVLGL, encoded by the coding sequence ATGCAGATAGATTGGCTTGCTTTTTCTCCTGTCCCCGCGTTTCTTGGCGGAATTTTGTTGGGCCTCGCAGCTGCCTTATATGTCATTCTCCATGGTCGTATCTTAGGTATCAGTGGGATTGTTTCTGGGCTACTATCGCCTAAAGATGGTGATATTCAATGGCGCTTAAGTCTCGCTTTGGGTTTATTGAGCGCGCCAATTTTGGCGAGCCTATTTTTTGGTCTTCATACAATTACTGTAATTGATGCCGATTGGATCACCATCATTATTGCGGGTGTACTAGTCGGTTTTGGTGCCAACTATGGTTCCGGTTGCACTAGTGGTCATGGTGTTTGTGGTCTGTCGCGTCTTTCACCAAGATCTTTAGTTGCTACGGTGTCTTTCATGAGTGCTGGATTTTTAATAGTCTTTGTCATTCGTCATGTGTTGGGCCTATAA
- a CDS encoding YeeE/YedE family protein — MDAVDISSLSKSVLFATFGVTFLLGAVMQKTGFCSMGAVSDIFIMSSWGRLKQWFLAIGVAIIGFALMSYLGLIDPLKSMYTGNRFLWLSSIVGSTLFGSGMVLSSGCGSKTLVRIGGGNLKSIIVFIVLGLSAYMTMKGFLGVIRVNTLDSVFIALNTSQDLPSILAPMTGIARNNLHLALGLVVGFAFIAYALASKVFWTAENLFAGTFVGLAICAVWWISGNLGFVAEDPNTLEEVFLVTNSGRMESLSFVAPYAFSLDWLMMYSDTSKVITVGIAAVMGMISGSACISILTKSFRWESFRDTEDTANHLIGASLMGFGGVTALGCTVGQGLSGISTLAIGSLLALPGFIFGAYLALLYLETRNAPNPCS, encoded by the coding sequence ATGGATGCGGTAGATATTTCTTCTCTTAGCAAATCAGTTTTATTTGCTACTTTTGGAGTGACTTTCCTGTTGGGTGCAGTGATGCAAAAAACAGGTTTCTGTAGCATGGGTGCAGTCTCGGATATTTTTATTATGTCTAGCTGGGGTCGTCTAAAGCAATGGTTTCTGGCCATCGGCGTGGCGATTATTGGTTTTGCTTTAATGTCTTACTTGGGGCTTATTGATCCCTTAAAGAGCATGTATACCGGCAATAGGTTTTTATGGCTATCTTCAATAGTAGGTAGTACGCTATTTGGTTCTGGTATGGTGCTTTCATCTGGCTGCGGCAGCAAGACTCTTGTTCGTATTGGCGGCGGCAATCTGAAGTCCATCATCGTATTTATCGTCCTTGGACTTTCTGCTTATATGACGATGAAAGGATTTTTGGGTGTAATTCGTGTTAACACTCTAGATTCCGTATTCATTGCCCTAAATACATCTCAAGATTTGCCAAGTATCTTAGCTCCAATGACTGGCATAGCTCGCAACAACTTACACCTAGCTTTAGGTTTGGTGGTGGGATTTGCCTTCATTGCATATGCACTTGCAAGTAAAGTATTCTGGACGGCTGAAAACCTATTTGCCGGAACTTTTGTTGGCCTGGCTATTTGCGCTGTGTGGTGGATATCAGGCAACTTGGGCTTTGTTGCTGAGGATCCTAATACCTTGGAAGAAGTTTTCTTGGTGACTAACTCTGGTCGCATGGAGAGTCTCTCGTTTGTAGCGCCTTATGCCTTTTCCTTAGATTGGTTGATGATGTATAGCGATACCTCAAAGGTGATTACCGTTGGCATTGCTGCTGTCATGGGAATGATTTCTGGATCAGCCTGCATTTCTATTTTGACTAAGTCATTTCGTTGGGAGAGTTTTCGCGATACTGAAGATACAGCCAACCATTTAATTGGCGCATCTTTAATGGGGTTCGGCGGAGTTACAGCACTTGGCTGTACTGTTGGCCAAGGCTTGAGTGGTATCTCCACATTGGCAATCGGATCATTGCTTGCCTTGCCAGGATTTATCTTCGGTGCCTACCTAGCCCTGCTTTATTTAGAAACACGCAACGCACCTAATCCCTGCAGTTAA
- a CDS encoding MBL fold metallo-hydrolase, translating into MQWSYFELRSDVLRVLSLFLVLLFISATPTHASDDLILRPIQVAPHTYFVQGLPEMGSSKNQNFISNAGFVITPKGVVVVDALGSPVLAKKLIAEIKKITPQKIVAVIVTHYHADHVYGLQEFKKLGAKIYAQGEGRSYISSETARQRLIASRTDFAPWVNSSTNLISADVWIDQSYALTVGGVNFKIGRVGPAHAPEDLIIYIPSEKVLFAGDLVFRGRIPFVGNADSKGWLQALNEIESLNPSIVIPGHGAHSINPIEDIRFTREYLRYLRQSMARAAVDMDPFEEAYRQADWSEYEGMPLFRAANRMNAYNVYLSIQAE; encoded by the coding sequence ATGCAGTGGTCGTATTTTGAATTGCGCTCAGATGTACTCCGAGTGCTTTCACTTTTTTTGGTCTTGCTATTTATATCTGCAACTCCTACTCACGCATCCGATGATTTAATCCTTAGACCTATTCAAGTAGCGCCACATACGTATTTCGTACAAGGCTTGCCGGAGATGGGCAGCAGTAAAAATCAAAACTTTATTTCTAATGCAGGGTTTGTGATTACCCCTAAAGGCGTGGTGGTGGTTGATGCATTAGGATCACCAGTCCTTGCCAAGAAGCTGATTGCTGAAATTAAAAAAATTACTCCTCAAAAAATTGTCGCTGTCATCGTTACTCACTACCATGCAGATCATGTTTACGGTCTCCAAGAGTTTAAGAAGCTTGGTGCAAAAATTTATGCTCAAGGGGAGGGGAGGAGTTACATCTCTTCGGAGACGGCTCGGCAACGTCTCATCGCATCACGAACTGACTTTGCCCCTTGGGTAAATTCCTCGACCAACTTAATATCAGCAGATGTCTGGATAGATCAGAGTTACGCACTCACAGTTGGTGGTGTGAACTTTAAGATTGGTAGGGTGGGTCCAGCTCATGCGCCTGAAGACTTAATTATTTATATACCATCTGAAAAAGTCCTCTTTGCAGGTGATTTGGTTTTTCGGGGTCGTATTCCCTTTGTTGGTAACGCTGATAGCAAGGGCTGGTTGCAGGCCTTGAATGAGATTGAATCACTCAATCCCAGTATTGTGATTCCCGGCCACGGTGCGCACTCGATTAATCCCATTGAAGATATCCGTTTTACACGGGAGTATTTACGATATTTGCGCCAATCGATGGCTAGGGCGGCCGTCGATATGGACCCCTTTGAGGAGGCTTATCGGCAGGCTGACTGGTCAGAATATGAAGGAATGCCCTTGTTTAGGGCTGCAAACCGCATGAATGCATACAACGTATATCTATCAATTCAGGCGGAATAA
- a CDS encoding DsrE family protein produces MKKLLQCLAVTFTLFVGGAYAAGPTEVVYHIDDAESQGIKGLRNIRNHLDVSPKTKVIVVTHANGVDIMMEGAKDHKNGIEYAPLVGALKSRGVRFEVCEITLKNRNLKKDQFILDTDFTPSGVVRVADLQYQNHFAYIKP; encoded by the coding sequence ATGAAAAAATTACTTCAGTGCCTCGCAGTTACTTTTACCCTGTTTGTTGGCGGAGCTTATGCTGCAGGGCCCACTGAGGTGGTTTATCACATTGATGATGCTGAGTCTCAGGGCATTAAAGGTCTGCGTAATATACGCAATCATTTGGATGTATCCCCGAAGACTAAAGTCATTGTTGTTACCCATGCCAATGGCGTCGACATCATGATGGAAGGTGCAAAAGATCATAAGAATGGAATTGAATACGCCCCCTTGGTTGGTGCACTGAAGTCACGTGGCGTTCGATTTGAAGTCTGCGAGATTACGCTAAAGAACCGCAATCTGAAGAAGGATCAATTCATTCTAGATACAGACTTCACCCCATCGGGAGTTGTTCGTGTTGCCGATCTTCAGTATCAAAATCATTTCGCTTACATAAAGCCTTAA
- the soxB gene encoding thiosulfohydrolase SoxB, with the protein MSLNRREFLQALAIASAGGMSLQSNFANAQTTAQKFYDLPKFGNVHFLHFTDCHAQLLPIYFREPNVNLGIGSQEGKTPHLVGEYFLKANGIKPGTRDAHAFTYLDYVAAAQNYGKMGGFAHMATLIKQIKTSRPGALLLDGGDTWQGSGTSLWTNGQDMVDAALLLGVDVMTPHWEMTLGEKRVMEIVNGDFKGKVSFIAQNIKTADFGDSVFNPYVMKVQNGIQVAVIGQAFPYTPIANPRYFTPDWTFGIQEENLQKTINEVKAKGAKVVVLLSHNGMDVDLKMASRVTGLDAIMGGHTHDGVPTPVKVKNSNGVTLVTNAGSNSKFLGVLDFDVKGGKPVDFRYKLFPIFSNMIPADPAMNKLIAKVRAPYEAKLNEKLATTDGLLYRRGNFNGSFDQLILDGLMAQKNAEIAFSPGFRWGTSLLPGQAITRENLLDQTAITYPYTTVTNMTGETIKTILEDVADNLFNPDPYYQQGGDMVRVGGMQYTIDPAASAGKRISDMRLNGKDIDPSKTYKVAGWAPVSEDAKNAGGEAIWDVMERHLRDVKVVKAVKLNEPIIKGVKNNPGMVSL; encoded by the coding sequence ATGTCATTAAATCGACGCGAATTTTTGCAAGCATTGGCTATCGCCTCTGCTGGTGGAATGAGTTTGCAATCGAATTTTGCTAATGCGCAGACTACAGCTCAAAAATTCTATGATTTACCGAAGTTCGGGAATGTACATTTTCTGCATTTCACGGATTGCCATGCCCAGTTATTGCCAATCTATTTCCGTGAGCCTAATGTCAATCTCGGTATTGGCTCGCAAGAGGGCAAGACACCTCATTTAGTCGGCGAATATTTTTTAAAGGCAAACGGTATTAAGCCAGGGACGCGAGATGCGCATGCCTTTACTTATCTTGATTACGTTGCAGCTGCACAAAACTACGGCAAGATGGGTGGCTTCGCTCATATGGCAACTCTGATTAAGCAAATTAAAACAAGTCGTCCTGGTGCGCTGTTATTAGATGGTGGTGATACTTGGCAGGGATCAGGTACATCTCTCTGGACCAATGGTCAAGATATGGTTGATGCGGCCTTGCTGTTAGGTGTTGATGTCATGACTCCCCACTGGGAAATGACCCTAGGCGAGAAACGCGTCATGGAAATTGTGAATGGCGATTTCAAAGGCAAGGTTTCTTTTATCGCTCAAAACATTAAGACCGCAGACTTTGGTGACTCGGTCTTTAATCCTTATGTCATGAAGGTGCAGAACGGTATTCAAGTTGCCGTGATTGGCCAGGCCTTCCCTTACACCCCAATTGCTAATCCACGTTACTTCACACCAGACTGGACATTTGGTATTCAGGAAGAAAATCTTCAGAAGACCATTAATGAAGTAAAGGCCAAGGGTGCAAAAGTAGTTGTGTTGCTATCCCATAACGGTATGGACGTTGATTTAAAGATGGCATCCCGTGTTACAGGCTTAGATGCGATTATGGGTGGCCATACGCATGATGGTGTTCCAACTCCAGTCAAGGTCAAGAACTCGAATGGGGTGACTTTAGTTACCAATGCAGGTTCCAATAGTAAATTCTTGGGCGTACTCGATTTTGATGTCAAAGGTGGCAAGCCAGTAGATTTTCGCTACAAGCTTTTCCCAATTTTCTCGAATATGATTCCGGCTGATCCTGCGATGAACAAGCTGATCGCTAAAGTACGAGCCCCATATGAAGCGAAGTTGAATGAAAAACTAGCAACTACAGATGGTCTGTTGTATCGCCGTGGTAATTTCAATGGCAGTTTCGACCAGTTAATTTTGGACGGATTGATGGCTCAGAAGAACGCGGAGATTGCTTTCTCTCCAGGCTTCCGTTGGGGTACCAGCTTATTGCCAGGGCAAGCTATTACCCGTGAGAACTTGTTAGATCAAACCGCCATTACCTATCCTTACACCACAGTTACCAATATGACTGGTGAAACTATCAAGACTATTTTGGAAGATGTGGCAGACAATTTATTTAACCCTGATCCGTATTACCAGCAGGGTGGTGACATGGTTCGTGTGGGTGGTATGCAATACACCATTGATCCGGCGGCATCTGCTGGCAAGCGGATTAGCGATATGCGTTTAAATGGCAAGGATATTGATCCTAGCAAGACATATAAGGTTGCTGGCTGGGCGCCAGTTAGCGAAGATGCTAAGAATGCTGGTGGTGAAGCAATTTGGGATGTAATGGAACGCCATTTGCGTGATGTGAAGGTAGTTAAGGCTGTGAAGCTCAACGAGCCGATCATTAAGGGTGTAAAAAATAATCCTGGAATGGTTTCACTTTAA
- the soxX gene encoding sulfur oxidation c-type cytochrome SoxX: protein MKITHLKQLLAATGFIFAAGLVQTPALAQQKNDPKFNKMIQDSFRAEGIAGLDRIDQDATQKFCSDPKFADSKQGQSMREKIQKINMDTIKQPSDGKYIGDWKSGERIAQSGRGATWSDKADAPVGGGCYNCHQIDPKEISYGNIGPSLTGYGKMRGYSPEVVTYTWNRINNSKAYNACSNMPRFAHFKLLNEKQIQDVMALLLDPESPVNK from the coding sequence ATGAAAATTACACACTTAAAACAACTCTTAGCTGCCACTGGATTTATTTTTGCTGCTGGTTTAGTGCAGACTCCTGCTCTTGCTCAACAAAAAAATGATCCAAAATTTAATAAGATGATTCAAGATAGCTTCCGCGCAGAAGGTATTGCTGGATTGGATCGCATCGACCAAGATGCAACACAAAAGTTCTGCTCAGATCCTAAGTTTGCCGATAGCAAGCAGGGTCAATCTATGCGCGAGAAAATCCAGAAGATCAATATGGATACTATCAAGCAGCCGTCTGATGGAAAATATATAGGCGACTGGAAGAGTGGTGAAAGAATTGCACAAAGCGGTCGTGGAGCTACGTGGTCTGATAAGGCTGATGCCCCAGTTGGTGGTGGTTGTTATAACTGCCATCAAATTGACCCCAAAGAAATTTCTTATGGGAACATCGGCCCATCCTTAACTGGATATGGAAAAATGCGTGGATATTCTCCAGAGGTTGTTACTTATACCTGGAACCGAATTAATAACTCCAAGGCGTATAACGCATGCAGCAATATGCCGCGCTTTGCCCACTTCAAGTTATTAAATGAGAAGCAAATACAGGACGTCATGGCTCTGCTGCTTGACCCAGAATCACCTGTGAACAAATAA
- the soxA gene encoding sulfur oxidation c-type cytochrome SoxA: MQRKLTLGLATGLVAALLTMTSSVSAQKSATDDIAKYREMIADGNPSELYEAAGEELWKKPAGPKNATLEQCNLGLGPGVVKGAAAQLPRYFKDTNKVQDLESRLMTCMQVLQGRDPQEMIDAPFQKGPKKDMEAIVAYVVTLSKGDKIKVSTAHPKEKEMYDLGKRAFFFQGGPMDFSCASCHAENGKRIRLQDLPNITEQKGAALGWGYWPAYRVSSGQFWTMQQRLNDCFRQQRFPYPIYGSDVTIALSMYMAKTGNGGTVETPGLKR, translated from the coding sequence ATGCAGCGTAAATTGACCTTAGGGCTAGCTACTGGTTTGGTAGCAGCTTTATTAACAATGACATCTTCGGTGTCAGCACAAAAGAGTGCTACTGACGATATTGCTAAATATCGCGAGATGATTGCCGATGGAAATCCTTCAGAGCTCTACGAGGCGGCAGGTGAAGAGTTGTGGAAAAAGCCGGCTGGCCCAAAGAACGCAACTCTTGAGCAATGTAATCTGGGTTTAGGGCCGGGGGTAGTGAAGGGCGCAGCGGCACAACTGCCACGCTACTTTAAAGACACCAATAAGGTTCAAGATTTAGAGTCACGCTTGATGACGTGCATGCAGGTATTGCAGGGTCGCGATCCACAGGAAATGATTGATGCTCCATTCCAAAAGGGTCCTAAAAAGGATATGGAGGCTATCGTTGCCTATGTTGTTACCTTATCTAAGGGTGACAAGATTAAAGTAAGTACCGCGCATCCAAAAGAAAAAGAGATGTATGACCTTGGTAAGCGTGCTTTCTTCTTCCAGGGTGGTCCAATGGACTTCTCTTGCGCATCTTGTCATGCTGAAAACGGCAAGCGTATTCGCTTACAGGATTTACCGAACATCACAGAGCAAAAGGGTGCCGCTTTGGGTTGGGGTTATTGGCCAGCCTACCGCGTATCGAGCGGACAATTTTGGACGATGCAACAACGCTTGAATGATTGCTTCCGTCAGCAACGCTTTCCTTACCCTATTTATGGCTCAGATGTGACTATCGCTTTGTCTATGTATATGGCAAAAACCGGCAATGGTGGTACTGTCGAAACACCTGGCTTAAAGCGTTAA
- the soxZ gene encoding thiosulfate oxidation carrier complex protein SoxZ, whose amino-acid sequence MADPMRVRAAENGGTVDVKILMKHDMESGQRKDAAGKTIPQWFISTINVTANGKKVFAGEFGPAVSKDPFLNFKYKGAKGDKIAVTWNDNKGDKRTDEATVS is encoded by the coding sequence ATGGCTGATCCAATGCGCGTAAGAGCTGCTGAAAATGGCGGTACTGTTGACGTAAAAATTTTGATGAAACACGATATGGAATCTGGTCAGCGCAAAGATGCTGCCGGCAAAACTATTCCTCAGTGGTTTATCAGCACCATTAATGTTACGGCCAACGGCAAAAAAGTATTCGCTGGCGAATTTGGTCCTGCAGTTTCTAAGGACCCATTTTTGAACTTTAAGTACAAGGGCGCTAAGGGCGACAAAATTGCTGTGACTTGGAATGATAATAAGGGCGATAAACGCACTGATGAAGCAACTGTTTCTTAA